In the Deltaproteobacteria bacterium genome, one interval contains:
- a CDS encoding DUF2958 domain-containing protein, translating to MWNEPTLEDLKKIPKLYETEGVPAQDKIIYEHFFIGSADWYIAEFDGKDLFFGYANLGDPDNAEWGYISLAELRDLKVGPGLEVDRDLHWRPKKASEVKNIRVW from the coding sequence GTGTGGAACGAACCAACTTTAGAGGACCTGAAAAAGATTCCGAAACTCTACGAGACTGAAGGGGTACCGGCGCAGGACAAGATCATCTATGAACATTTTTTCATCGGTTCTGCGGACTGGTATATCGCAGAATTCGATGGCAAAGACCTTTTCTTCGGCTATGCAAACCTGGGCGACCCCGACAACGCCGAATGGGGCTACATCTCGCTCGCCGAACTGCGAGACCTCAAAGTGGGGCCGGGGCTGGAGGTGGACAGGGATCTTCACTGGAGGCCGAAGAAGGCGTCAGAGGTCAAAAACATCAGGGTTTGGTAA